A single region of the Halobacterium wangiae genome encodes:
- the ftsY gene encoding signal recognition particle-docking protein FtsY: MFDGLKDKLSDFREDAEEVAEESAEELDDEAAAPEETETEEAEDGVAEETAETEEPAEPEASTDAASDDEAAADAEAGDDGDAGESDDADEAADDSGNGGFLSSATSFAKGRVRIHEDDLEEPLRNLEFALLESDVEMSVADEIVETIHEDLVGEERKFTESTDELVEEALRDALLSVIDVGHFDFDEAIAAAEKPVTVVFTGVNGVGKTTSIAKLGKYLEDRGYSTVLANGDTYRAGANEQIQEHADNLGLKLISHEQGGDPTAVIYDAVEYAEANDVDVVLGDTAGRLHTSNDLMSQLEKLGRVVDPDLTLFVDEAVAGQDAVNRAREFNSAAEVDGTILTMADADSQGGAAISVAQVTGKPILFLGTGQGYDDLQKFDPEAMVEDLLAD; the protein is encoded by the coding sequence ATGTTCGACGGTCTGAAGGACAAGCTCTCGGACTTCCGGGAGGACGCCGAGGAGGTCGCCGAGGAGAGCGCCGAGGAACTCGACGACGAAGCCGCGGCGCCGGAAGAAACCGAGACGGAGGAAGCGGAGGACGGAGTCGCCGAGGAGACGGCTGAGACCGAGGAGCCAGCCGAACCCGAGGCGTCCACGGACGCGGCGTCCGACGATGAAGCGGCGGCGGACGCCGAGGCCGGTGACGATGGCGACGCCGGTGAGAGTGACGACGCAGACGAAGCCGCCGACGATTCCGGCAACGGCGGCTTCCTGAGTTCGGCCACCTCGTTCGCGAAGGGGCGCGTCAGGATCCACGAGGACGACCTCGAGGAACCGCTCCGGAACCTGGAGTTCGCGCTGCTGGAGAGCGACGTGGAGATGAGCGTCGCCGACGAGATCGTCGAGACCATCCACGAGGACCTCGTCGGCGAGGAGCGGAAGTTCACGGAGAGCACGGACGAACTCGTCGAGGAGGCGCTCCGGGACGCCCTGCTGTCGGTCATCGACGTGGGGCACTTCGACTTCGACGAGGCCATCGCGGCCGCCGAGAAGCCCGTCACCGTCGTCTTCACGGGCGTCAACGGCGTCGGGAAGACGACCTCCATCGCGAAACTCGGGAAGTACCTCGAGGACCGCGGCTACTCGACCGTGCTGGCCAACGGCGACACGTACCGTGCCGGCGCGAACGAGCAGATCCAGGAGCACGCGGACAACCTCGGGCTGAAACTCATCAGCCACGAGCAGGGCGGCGACCCGACGGCGGTCATCTACGACGCCGTGGAGTACGCCGAGGCTAACGACGTCGACGTCGTGCTCGGGGACACGGCGGGCCGCCTGCACACCTCCAACGACCTGATGAGTCAGCTGGAGAAACTCGGGCGCGTCGTCGACCCCGACCTCACGCTGTTCGTCGACGAGGCGGTGGCGGGCCAGGACGCGGTGAACCGCGCCCGCGAGTTCAACTCCGCGGCCGAGGTCGACGGCACGATTCTGACGATGGCGGACGCCGACAGCCAGGGTGGCGCGGCCATCTCCGTCGCGCAAGTCACTGGCAAACCCATTCTCTTCCTGGGCACCGGACAGGGGTACGACGACCTCCAGAAGTTCGACCCCGAGGCGATGGTCGAGGACCTGCTGGCCGACTGA
- the pfdA gene encoding prefoldin subunit alpha, with amino-acid sequence MSLGGGGQQQLQQLSQEIQALEEEKEELKGDIEALQAEKAEIEEAKEALDVLETGSTVQVPLGGDAYVRAEIEDIDEVVVSLGGGYAAEQTSDDAVDVLEEKKGAVDERIEDVREEISTVEEEQSSLEQQAQQAQQQMMQQQMQAQEQQQNGE; translated from the coding sequence ATGAGTCTTGGAGGCGGCGGTCAACAGCAACTGCAGCAATTGTCCCAGGAAATTCAGGCCCTCGAAGAGGAGAAAGAGGAGCTGAAAGGCGACATCGAGGCGCTCCAGGCCGAGAAGGCCGAGATCGAGGAGGCCAAGGAGGCCCTCGACGTCCTCGAGACGGGGTCGACGGTGCAGGTCCCCCTCGGCGGCGACGCGTACGTGCGCGCCGAGATCGAGGACATCGACGAGGTCGTCGTCAGCCTCGGCGGCGGCTACGCCGCGGAGCAGACCAGCGACGACGCCGTCGATGTCCTCGAGGAGAAGAAGGGCGCCGTCGACGAGCGCATCGAGGACGTCCGCGAGGAGATCTCGACGGTCGAGGAGGAGCAGTCCTCGCTCGAACAGCAGGCTCAGCAGGCCCAGCAGCAGATGATGCAGCAGCAGATGCAGGCCCAGGAGCAGCAGCAGAACGGCGAATAA
- a CDS encoding LLM class flavin-dependent oxidoreductase produces the protein MDLSVVDLSPVPDDGTAADAYENTVEAAQQAERLGYERFWVAEHHGMADRIAGTTPEVLLGHLAAETDAIRLGSGAVLLNHYSPFKVAEQFGALDALAPGRVDAGLGRANGSPAADSALGTERHVQNPDEDHAEKVEAVVNHLYDDYPDEHAYSDLTIPRSGEATPAPWVLGSSPASAAIAAELGLPFCFAAFIRPQFAEHSVETYREQFQPSRLAGGVDDPEAMVAVNAVCAETDEEAARQRAVAEASYRRMKRGEVGTTPSVEEAVDELGGVPEPTPATLDADEWPRAISGSPDTLDGLLAQLADRVGVEEVMIQHVVADHEDALRSHELLASGVGITPR, from the coding sequence ATGGACCTCTCTGTCGTCGACCTCTCGCCAGTCCCCGACGACGGCACCGCGGCCGACGCCTACGAGAACACCGTCGAGGCCGCACAACAGGCCGAACGACTCGGGTACGAGCGGTTCTGGGTGGCCGAACACCACGGGATGGCCGACCGCATCGCGGGGACGACGCCCGAGGTGCTGCTCGGTCACCTCGCCGCCGAGACCGACGCGATACGCCTGGGGTCGGGGGCGGTGCTGCTCAACCACTACAGCCCGTTCAAGGTCGCCGAACAGTTCGGCGCCCTGGACGCGCTCGCACCCGGCCGCGTCGACGCCGGTCTAGGGCGAGCGAACGGGTCGCCGGCGGCCGACAGCGCGCTCGGGACCGAGCGCCACGTCCAGAACCCGGACGAGGACCACGCGGAGAAGGTCGAGGCCGTCGTCAACCACCTCTACGACGACTACCCTGACGAACACGCCTACAGCGACCTCACAATCCCGCGCTCCGGCGAAGCGACGCCCGCCCCGTGGGTGCTCGGGTCGAGTCCCGCCAGCGCGGCTATCGCGGCCGAACTCGGCCTGCCGTTCTGTTTCGCGGCGTTCATCCGGCCGCAGTTCGCCGAGCACTCCGTCGAGACGTACCGCGAGCAGTTCCAGCCGTCGCGGCTGGCCGGCGGCGTCGACGACCCCGAGGCGATGGTCGCGGTGAACGCCGTCTGTGCGGAGACCGACGAGGAAGCGGCGCGACAGCGAGCCGTGGCCGAGGCGTCCTACAGGCGGATGAAGCGGGGCGAGGTCGGCACCACGCCCTCGGTCGAGGAGGCTGTCGACGAACTCGGCGGCGTCCCCGAGCCGACGCCGGCGACGCTGGACGCCGACGAGTGGCCGCGAGCGATCTCCGGGAGTCCGGACACGCTCGACGGTCTACTGGCGCAGCTCGCCGACCGCGTCGGCGTCGAGGAAGTGATGATCCAGCACGTCGTCGCCGACCACGAGGACGCGCTGCGCTCCCACGAACTGCTCGCCAGCGGCGTCGGCATCACGCCCCGCTGA
- a CDS encoding translation initiation factor IF-6 yields the protein MLRAAFIGSPYVGVFARATDDCVLVRPDLDDELTADVAEELGVPAVETTIGGSTTVGSLVAGNGNGLLVSSRVRQRELDRVDDQVGVPVGELPGRVNAAGNVVVANDNGAYVHSELSRDAVEAVEDALDVPVTRGRLAGVNTVGTAAVATNDGVLCHPKSTDEELDAIEDALGVHADIGTINYGAPLVGSGLVANENGYVVGQDTTGPELGRIDDALGYID from the coding sequence TTGCTTCGCGCTGCTTTCATCGGGTCCCCGTACGTCGGTGTCTTCGCCCGTGCCACCGACGACTGCGTCCTCGTCCGCCCGGACCTCGACGACGAACTGACCGCCGACGTCGCCGAGGAGCTCGGCGTCCCCGCCGTCGAGACGACCATCGGCGGGTCGACGACCGTCGGCTCGCTCGTCGCCGGCAACGGCAACGGACTGCTCGTCAGTAGCCGCGTCCGGCAGCGCGAACTCGACCGCGTGGACGACCAGGTTGGCGTCCCGGTCGGCGAACTCCCCGGCCGCGTGAACGCCGCCGGGAACGTCGTCGTCGCCAACGACAACGGCGCCTACGTCCACTCCGAGCTCTCCCGGGACGCCGTGGAGGCCGTCGAGGACGCCCTCGACGTGCCCGTGACCCGCGGGCGCCTCGCGGGCGTCAACACCGTCGGCACCGCCGCCGTCGCGACGAACGACGGCGTGCTCTGCCACCCGAAGTCCACGGACGAGGAGCTCGACGCCATCGAGGACGCGCTCGGCGTCCACGCGGACATCGGCACCATCAACTACGGCGCGCCGCTCGTCGGCTCCGGTCTGGTCGCCAACGAGAACGGCTACGTCGTCGGCCAGGACACCACCGGCCCGGAGCTCGGTCGCATCGACGACGCGCTCGGCTACATCGACTGA
- a CDS encoding 50S ribosomal protein L31e, with translation MSANDFEERIVTVPLRDVTKVPKHEQAGQAMTIVREHLAKHFAVDTEDVRLDPSINEVVWERGQKHPPRKLRVHAARFVEDGETVVEAEHEE, from the coding sequence ATGAGCGCGAACGACTTCGAGGAGCGCATCGTCACCGTACCGCTCCGCGACGTGACGAAGGTGCCCAAGCACGAGCAGGCAGGGCAGGCGATGACCATCGTGCGCGAACACCTCGCGAAGCACTTCGCCGTCGACACCGAGGACGTCCGCCTCGACCCCTCCATCAACGAAGTGGTGTGGGAGCGCGGCCAGAAACACCCGCCGCGGAAGCTCCGCGTCCACGCGGCCCGCTTCGTCGAAGACGGCGAGACGGTCGTCGAAGCCGAGCACGAAGAGTAA
- a CDS encoding 50S ribosomal protein L39e produces the protein MGKKSKATKKRLAKLERQNSRVPAWVMMKTNREVQRNPKRRNWRRNDTDE, from the coding sequence ATGGGTAAGAAGTCGAAGGCCACGAAGAAGCGCCTGGCGAAGCTCGAGCGGCAGAACAGCCGCGTGCCGGCGTGGGTCATGATGAAGACGAACCGCGAGGTCCAGCGAAACCCCAAGCGCCGCAACTGGCGGCGTAACGACACCGACGAATAA
- the thpR gene encoding RNA 2',3'-cyclic phosphodiesterase has translation MRLFVSVDLPDALADALGDVQDELADASGLNFVDPEQTHVTLKFLGDVPEAREEAVGDALGTAVEAADVEPFDATFEGLGVFPSLDYISVVWLGVGDGSAELTALHEAVERVYVEELGFEREDHEFTPHVTLARMEHAGGKDLVQDVVRERHPEVGTARVSEVRLTESTLTPDGPNYETVRVVRL, from the coding sequence ATGCGGCTGTTCGTCAGCGTCGACCTGCCCGACGCGCTCGCCGACGCACTGGGGGACGTGCAGGACGAACTCGCTGACGCGAGCGGGCTGAACTTCGTCGACCCCGAGCAGACCCACGTCACCCTGAAGTTCCTCGGCGACGTCCCGGAAGCGCGCGAGGAGGCGGTCGGCGACGCACTCGGTACCGCCGTCGAGGCTGCGGACGTCGAGCCGTTCGACGCCACGTTCGAGGGACTGGGCGTGTTCCCGAGTCTGGACTACATCTCGGTGGTGTGGCTCGGCGTCGGCGACGGCAGCGCGGAACTGACCGCACTCCACGAGGCCGTCGAGCGAGTGTACGTCGAGGAACTCGGCTTCGAGCGTGAGGACCACGAGTTCACGCCCCACGTCACGCTCGCACGGATGGAGCACGCCGGCGGGAAGGACCTCGTCCAGGACGTCGTGCGGGAGCGCCACCCCGAGGTCGGAACAGCACGCGTCTCCGAGGTCCGGCTCACGGAGAGCACGCTCACCCCCGACGGGCCGAACTACGAGACGGTGCGCGTAGTCCGGCTCTGA
- a CDS encoding tetratricopeptide repeat protein, producing the protein MTDREDHDHEFSEGQGFDDPYEGFDLDPPELEVDPSQVDPVDTRVVTDTLDERVTQNDDVDADELVDVGLSYLGINRHEQAVDAFERAARFTDDEDLEQEAWVNKGIAHGQLEEWDDAVGAHREALFVAEDGDFEAEAHTNLAYALWELGEDEQAYDHAEKAVRANERLPQAWYNLGFIENESARHEQALDALDNAIRLGFQQADVYEEKTRALEALGRDEEAQQVAEHAEELREAKERDLVQE; encoded by the coding sequence ATGACCGACCGAGAGGACCACGACCACGAATTCTCCGAGGGGCAGGGGTTCGACGACCCCTACGAGGGGTTCGACCTCGACCCGCCCGAGCTGGAAGTCGACCCGTCGCAGGTCGACCCGGTCGACACGCGCGTCGTCACGGACACCCTCGACGAGCGTGTCACGCAGAACGACGACGTCGACGCCGACGAACTCGTCGACGTCGGCCTGAGCTACCTCGGCATCAACCGCCACGAGCAGGCCGTCGACGCCTTCGAGCGCGCCGCCCGGTTCACCGACGACGAGGACCTCGAACAGGAGGCGTGGGTGAACAAGGGCATCGCCCACGGCCAGCTGGAGGAGTGGGACGACGCCGTCGGAGCCCACCGCGAGGCGCTGTTCGTCGCCGAGGACGGCGACTTCGAGGCCGAGGCCCACACGAACCTCGCGTACGCGCTCTGGGAACTCGGCGAGGACGAGCAGGCCTACGACCACGCCGAGAAGGCCGTCCGCGCGAACGAACGGCTCCCGCAGGCGTGGTACAACCTCGGGTTCATCGAGAACGAGAGCGCCCGCCACGAACAGGCCCTCGACGCCCTGGACAACGCCATCCGCCTGGGCTTCCAGCAGGCCGACGTCTACGAGGAGAAGACCCGCGCGCTCGAGGCGCTCGGCCGCGACGAGGAGGCCCAGCAGGTCGCCGAACACGCCGAGGAACTCCGCGAGGCCAAGGAGCGCGACCTCGTCCAGGAATGA
- a CDS encoding DUF424 domain-containing protein yields MILTERRTDRGLLVTACDADVLGETFENGEVEFTVNEEFYGGDEADEATVRDSLARANVANLVGDAVVDIAIEEGYVEEGNVLDLDGTVHAQFMRL; encoded by the coding sequence ATGATCCTCACCGAACGACGGACCGACCGCGGCCTGCTCGTCACCGCCTGTGACGCGGACGTGCTCGGCGAGACGTTCGAGAACGGCGAGGTGGAGTTCACGGTCAACGAGGAGTTCTACGGCGGCGACGAGGCCGACGAGGCCACCGTCCGGGACTCGCTCGCTCGCGCGAACGTCGCCAACCTCGTCGGCGACGCCGTCGTCGACATCGCCATCGAGGAGGGCTACGTCGAGGAGGGCAACGTTCTGGACCTCGACGGAACCGTTCACGCCCAGTTCATGCGTCTGTAG
- a CDS encoding aminotransferase class V-fold PLP-dependent enzyme, whose translation MKASEQAPLDVEAIREDFPILEREVADGKGLVYLDNAATAQTPDQVVDVIADYYRTYNANVHRGIHQLSQEASVAYEDAHDRVAEFVGADGREEMVFTKNTTESENLVAGAWGLNELGPGDEVVLTEMEHHASLVTWQQVAKRTGAEVKYIPVDEDGYLDMDAAAELITDDTQLVNAVHVSNTLGTVNPVADLADLAHDHDALFFVDGAQAAPTRPVDVEAMDADFYAFSGHKMLGPTGIGCLYGKRHLLEEMEPHLYGGMMINRVTFEESTWADLPWKYEAGTPVIAQGIALAAAVDYLDDVGMERIQAHEEHLTEYAYEQLDADDVDILGPPGDDRGAVVSFNVDGIHAHDLSTILNDHGVAIRAGDHCTQPLHQKLGIPASTRASFYLYNTKEEVDALVEGVEAAREIFH comes from the coding sequence ATGAAAGCGAGCGAACAGGCGCCGCTCGACGTCGAGGCTATCCGCGAGGACTTCCCCATCCTCGAGCGCGAGGTGGCCGACGGGAAGGGCCTCGTCTACCTCGACAACGCGGCGACCGCACAGACGCCCGACCAGGTCGTCGACGTCATCGCGGACTACTACCGCACGTACAACGCGAACGTCCACCGCGGCATCCACCAGTTGAGCCAGGAGGCCTCGGTCGCCTACGAGGACGCCCACGACCGGGTCGCGGAGTTCGTCGGCGCCGACGGCCGCGAGGAGATGGTGTTCACGAAGAACACCACGGAGTCCGAGAACCTCGTCGCGGGCGCGTGGGGGCTGAACGAACTCGGCCCCGGCGACGAGGTCGTGCTCACGGAGATGGAACACCACGCCTCCCTCGTCACGTGGCAGCAGGTCGCCAAACGGACGGGCGCCGAGGTGAAGTACATCCCCGTCGACGAGGACGGCTACCTCGACATGGACGCCGCGGCGGAGCTGATCACCGACGACACCCAGCTCGTCAACGCTGTCCACGTCTCGAACACGCTCGGCACCGTCAACCCCGTCGCCGACCTCGCGGACCTCGCCCACGACCACGACGCGCTGTTCTTCGTCGACGGCGCGCAGGCGGCTCCCACCCGCCCCGTGGACGTCGAGGCGATGGACGCGGACTTCTACGCGTTCTCCGGGCACAAGATGCTCGGCCCGACCGGCATCGGCTGCCTGTACGGCAAGCGCCACCTCCTCGAGGAGATGGAGCCCCACCTCTACGGCGGCATGATGATCAACCGCGTCACCTTCGAGGAGTCGACGTGGGCGGACCTCCCCTGGAAGTACGAGGCCGGAACGCCGGTCATCGCGCAGGGCATCGCGCTCGCGGCGGCCGTCGACTACCTCGACGACGTCGGGATGGAGCGCATCCAGGCCCACGAGGAACACCTCACCGAGTACGCCTACGAGCAACTCGACGCCGACGACGTCGACATCCTCGGCCCGCCGGGCGACGACCGCGGCGCCGTCGTCTCGTTCAATGTCGACGGCATCCACGCCCACGACCTCTCGACCATCCTCAACGACCACGGCGTCGCCATCCGCGCTGGCGACCACTGCACGCAGCCGCTCCACCAGAAACTCGGCATCCCGGCGTCCACGCGCGCCTCCTTCTACCTCTACAACACGAAGGAGGAGGTCGACGCGCTCGTCGAGGGCGTCGAGGCCGCTCGTGAGATTTTCCACTGA
- a CDS encoding iron-sulfur cluster assembly scaffold protein — MSMGSDMYRQQILDHYRNPRNHGELGDPTFSHEGYNPSCGDELEFDVVLEDDGETIERVAFRGEGCAISQASASMLSQELPGMTLDEVADLDRDDVLELLGVEVTPMRIKCAVLAEKVVQDGARIYEGEADVDQTTTED; from the coding sequence ATGAGTATGGGCTCGGACATGTACCGGCAGCAGATTCTGGACCACTACCGAAACCCCCGGAACCACGGCGAACTCGGCGACCCGACGTTCAGCCACGAGGGGTACAACCCCTCCTGTGGCGACGAACTGGAGTTCGACGTGGTCCTCGAGGACGACGGCGAGACCATCGAGCGCGTGGCGTTCCGCGGCGAGGGCTGTGCCATCAGCCAGGCGTCGGCGAGCATGCTCTCCCAGGAGCTCCCGGGGATGACCCTCGACGAGGTCGCCGACCTCGACCGCGACGACGTCCTCGAGTTGCTCGGCGTCGAGGTGACGCCGATGCGCATCAAGTGTGCGGTGCTCGCGGAGAAGGTCGTCCAGGACGGCGCACGGATCTACGAGGGCGAGGCGGACGTCGACCAGACGACGACCGAGGACTGA
- the radA gene encoding DNA repair and recombination protein RadA translates to MPEADLEELPGVGPATAEKLRENGFESFQSLAVASSGELANAADVGDSTAADVVQAAREAADVGGFETGATVLERREQIGKLSWNVPEIDEMLGGGVETQSITEVYGEFGAGKSQVTHQLSVNIQLPQEHGGLHGRAVFIDSEDTFRPERIDDMVRGLSEEQLQAAMDQREIEGTPDDEEAMEELVQSFLDKIHVAKGFNSNHQMLLAEKAQEIAGEFEDDEYPVRLLCVDSLTAHFRAEYVGRGELADRQQKLNKHLHDLDKVGNLFNAAVVVTNQVQSNPDSFFGDPTKPIGGNILGHKSTFRMYLRKSKNDKRIVKLVDAPNLADGEAVMRVQDGGLKPE, encoded by the coding sequence ATGCCCGAAGCAGACCTCGAGGAACTCCCCGGTGTCGGTCCCGCAACCGCAGAGAAACTCCGAGAGAACGGATTCGAGTCGTTCCAGAGTCTCGCCGTCGCGTCGTCCGGCGAACTCGCGAACGCCGCCGACGTCGGCGACAGCACCGCCGCGGACGTCGTCCAGGCCGCCCGCGAGGCCGCCGACGTCGGTGGCTTCGAGACCGGCGCGACGGTGCTCGAACGCCGCGAACAGATCGGGAAGCTCTCGTGGAACGTCCCCGAGATCGACGAGATGCTCGGCGGCGGCGTCGAGACCCAGTCGATCACCGAGGTGTACGGCGAGTTCGGCGCCGGCAAGTCCCAGGTGACTCACCAGCTCTCCGTCAACATCCAGCTCCCCCAGGAGCACGGCGGCCTCCACGGTCGCGCCGTCTTCATCGACTCCGAGGACACGTTCCGCCCGGAGCGCATCGACGACATGGTGCGTGGCCTCTCCGAGGAGCAGCTCCAGGCCGCGATGGACCAGCGCGAGATCGAGGGGACCCCCGACGACGAGGAGGCGATGGAGGAACTCGTCCAGAGCTTCCTCGACAAGATCCACGTCGCGAAGGGGTTCAACTCCAACCACCAGATGCTCCTCGCCGAGAAGGCCCAGGAGATCGCGGGCGAGTTCGAGGACGACGAGTACCCCGTCCGCCTGCTCTGCGTGGACTCGCTGACTGCGCACTTCCGCGCGGAGTACGTCGGCCGTGGCGAACTCGCGGACCGTCAGCAGAAGCTCAACAAACACCTCCACGACCTCGACAAGGTCGGTAACCTGTTCAACGCCGCCGTCGTCGTCACGAACCAGGTGCAGTCCAACCCCGACTCGTTCTTCGGCGACCCGACGAAGCCCATCGGTGGCAACATCCTCGGGCACAAGTCTACGTTCCGCATGTACCTGCGGAAGTCGAAGAACGACAAGCGCATCGTGAAGCTCGTCGACGCGCCGAACCTCGCAGACGGCGAAGCCGTCATGCGCGTCCAGGACGGCGGCCTCAAGCCGGAGTAG
- a CDS encoding 60S ribosomal export protein NMD3: MTDAGTSFCPRCGDPIAEDGDGATRRERSLCDACYFSDFDLVDAPDRIEVRVCARCGAVYRGNRWVDVGAMDYTDVAIEETSEALGVHVEAEDVEWEVRPEQLDENSIRMHCFFSGTVRGTVQTEEVVVPVKVSRQTCTRCGRIAGDYYASTVQVRANGRDPTSEETDRAEELAHSIVADMESTGDRNAFVTEITDAESGIDIKLSTNKIGLKLSRKLVEEFGGGFEDHETLVTEDEDGNEVYRVTYAVRFPEFKPGDVIDLADDDGGPVLVRSVRGNLKGVRVTTGEPYEASYEDGDSPEARKLGAREDAAEATVVTVEDDNSVQILDPETFESKTVPRPDYVDEDASTVPALKSRAGLHVLPEA; this comes from the coding sequence ATGACCGACGCAGGGACCTCTTTCTGCCCGCGCTGTGGCGACCCCATCGCCGAGGACGGCGACGGGGCCACTCGCCGCGAGCGCTCGCTCTGTGACGCCTGCTACTTCTCCGACTTCGACCTCGTGGACGCGCCCGACCGCATCGAGGTCCGGGTGTGTGCGCGCTGTGGCGCCGTCTACCGCGGCAACCGCTGGGTGGACGTCGGCGCCATGGACTACACGGACGTCGCCATCGAGGAGACCAGCGAAGCCCTCGGCGTCCACGTCGAGGCCGAGGACGTCGAGTGGGAGGTGCGCCCGGAGCAACTCGACGAGAACTCCATCAGGATGCACTGTTTCTTCTCGGGGACCGTCCGCGGCACCGTCCAGACCGAGGAGGTCGTCGTGCCAGTGAAGGTGAGCCGCCAGACGTGCACGCGCTGTGGCCGCATCGCCGGGGATTACTACGCCTCGACGGTGCAGGTGCGGGCGAACGGCCGCGACCCGACCAGCGAGGAGACCGACCGCGCGGAGGAACTCGCCCACAGCATCGTCGCCGACATGGAGTCGACGGGCGACCGGAACGCATTCGTCACGGAGATCACGGACGCCGAGTCCGGCATCGACATCAAGCTCTCGACGAACAAGATCGGGCTGAAGCTCTCCCGGAAACTCGTCGAGGAGTTCGGCGGCGGCTTCGAGGACCACGAGACGCTCGTCACTGAGGACGAGGACGGCAACGAGGTGTACCGGGTGACGTACGCGGTCCGCTTCCCGGAGTTCAAGCCCGGCGACGTCATCGACCTCGCGGACGACGACGGCGGCCCGGTGCTCGTGCGTTCCGTGCGTGGGAACCTGAAGGGCGTCCGGGTCACCACCGGCGAGCCGTACGAGGCGAGCTACGAGGACGGCGACAGTCCCGAGGCCCGGAAACTCGGCGCCCGCGAGGACGCCGCCGAGGCCACCGTCGTCACCGTCGAGGACGACAACTCAGTCCAGATCCTCGACCCCGAGACGTTCGAGTCGAAGACCGTGCCGCGACCGGACTACGTCGACGAGGACGCCAGCACCGTCCCGGCACTGAAGTCCCGCGCCGGCCTCCACGTCCTCCCCGAAGCGTGA
- a CDS encoding class I SAM-dependent methyltransferase: MTDLAVVVPKPDAEDRIAALEAEGVYDDARKVSEHDAERVELPVTERPQTTAFERVVEQHDPEMRSPDLDALLRERGWSDEELARAPSSWAVIGTVLLASFGDCPRPEEVGEALLDLHGEADTVLDRRGVSGEHREPDVAVVAGAGDTETVHTEHGTRYAMDLARVMFAPGNEAERVRMGEVTGDGERVLDMFAGVGYFALPMARAGADVTAVETNPEAFRFLAENAQLNDVADRLDCLLGDCRDVETTADRVVMGYYDALGGGPVHGEGDDPGYLAAALDNLVSGGTLHAHAVAPETELPDRPETALREGCERAGRDVDVEAVRRVKSHSEGVYHVVLDARVD, translated from the coding sequence GTGACGGACCTCGCCGTCGTCGTCCCGAAACCCGACGCCGAGGACCGCATCGCGGCCCTCGAAGCGGAGGGCGTCTACGACGACGCCCGGAAGGTCAGCGAGCACGACGCCGAGCGCGTCGAACTCCCGGTGACCGAACGCCCGCAGACCACGGCCTTCGAACGTGTCGTCGAGCAGCACGATCCCGAGATGCGCTCCCCGGACCTCGACGCGCTCCTCCGCGAGCGCGGCTGGAGCGACGAGGAACTGGCCCGTGCGCCCTCCTCGTGGGCGGTTATCGGGACCGTTCTCCTCGCGTCGTTCGGCGACTGCCCCCGCCCCGAGGAGGTCGGCGAGGCGCTGCTCGACCTCCACGGCGAGGCGGACACCGTGCTCGACCGCCGTGGGGTCAGCGGAGAACACCGCGAACCCGACGTGGCGGTCGTCGCGGGCGCGGGCGACACCGAGACCGTCCACACCGAACACGGCACGCGGTACGCGATGGACCTCGCTCGCGTGATGTTCGCGCCCGGGAACGAGGCCGAGCGCGTCCGCATGGGCGAGGTCACCGGCGACGGCGAGCGCGTGCTTGACATGTTCGCGGGCGTCGGCTACTTCGCGCTCCCGATGGCGCGGGCCGGCGCCGACGTCACCGCCGTCGAGACGAACCCCGAGGCGTTCCGCTTCCTCGCGGAGAACGCACAGCTCAACGACGTCGCCGACCGACTGGACTGTCTCCTCGGCGACTGCCGCGACGTGGAGACGACGGCGGACCGGGTCGTGATGGGCTACTACGACGCGCTCGGCGGCGGCCCCGTCCACGGTGAGGGTGACGACCCGGGCTACCTCGCGGCGGCCCTCGACAACCTGGTCTCGGGTGGCACGCTCCACGCGCACGCCGTCGCGCCCGAGACCGAACTCCCGGACAGGCCGGAGACGGCGCTCCGCGAGGGCTGTGAGCGCGCCGGCCGCGACGTCGACGTCGAGGCGGTGCGGCGGGTGAAGTCCCACAGCGAGGGCGTCTACCACGTCGTCCTCGACGCCCGCGTGGACTGA